The Chrysemys picta bellii isolate R12L10 unplaced genomic scaffold, ASM1138683v2 scaf91, whole genome shotgun sequence genome includes a region encoding these proteins:
- the LOC135977981 gene encoding interferon-inducible GTPase 5-like: MRVSAVQHSQELRQELAFPSVRQELQQLARADMASQSSEDIIKLSREELEALKAAFEEGNLAGVASRLQEMLESLESIQLDVGITGETGSGKSSFVNALQGLGDEDAGAARTGVVETTREPTPYQHPRYPNVTIWDLPGIDTPDFHPDAYQEQVGFSRYDIFFIIASQRFTANHAAMARHIQAMDKNFYFVRSKVDVDLDSSLRRRPSSYSEVGVLQEIRQNCLEGLRAQGIRSPQVFLLSAFDLSKYDFHLLGETLERELSHHKRHAFLMALPNISLHILEKKKAAMLKQMWLVSTMACGVHAAPIPGLLISCDVDILARTLQGYCKSFGLDDDSLEKLAAKVGQPVGQMKAVIEAPLAQEISNSLVVQLLIQAGGKVPKLSKEVLRSVPVLGSMASGALSFATAYKMLRSFMDEVTASVQRVLIKAFQVDAEK; the protein is encoded by the coding sequence ATGAGGGTTTCAGCGGTTCAGCATTCTCAGGAACTCAGACAAGAACTGGCTTTTCCCTCTGTAagacaggagctgcagcagcttgcCAGAGCCGACATGGCCTCACAGAGCAGTGAGGACATCATCAAGCTGTcgagggaggagctggaggccCTGAAAGCTGCCTTTGAGGAGGGGAACCTCGCCGGAGTGGCCTCCAGGCTGCAGGAAATGCTGGAGTCGCTGGAGAGCATCCAGCTGGATGTGGGCATCACGGGCGAGACCGGCTCCGGGAAGTCGTCCTTTGTCAACGCCCTGCAGGGCCTAGGCGATGAGGATGCAGGTGCCGCCCGCACCGGTGTGGTGGAGACCACCAGGGAGCCGACTCCATACCAGCATCCCCGGTACCCCAACGTGACCATCTGGGACCTGCCGGGGATCGACACACCCGATTTCCACCCCGACGCCTACCAGGAGCAGGTCGGCTTCTCGCGCTACGACATCTTCTTCATCATCGCCTCGCAGCGCTTCACCGCCAACCACGCTGCTATGGCCCGCCACATCCAGGCTATGGACAAGAACTTCTACTTCGTCCGCTCCAAGGTGGATGTAGACCTGGATTCCTCCCTCAGGCGCCGGCCATCCAGCTACAGCgaggtgggggtgctgcaggagaTCCGGCAGAACTGCCTGGAGGGTCTGCGGGCCCAAGGCATCCGCTCGCCCCAGGTCTTCCTCCTCTCGGCTTTTGATCTCAGCAAGTACGACTTTCACCTCCTGGGGGAGACGCTGGAGAGGGAGCTGAGCCACCACAAGCGGCACGCCTTCCTGATGGCCCTGCCCAACATCTCCCTGCACATCCTGGAGAAGAAGAAGGCTGCCATGCTGAAGCAGATGTGGCTGGTCTCCACCATGGCCTGTGGTGTCCACGCCGCGCCCATCCCAGGGCTCCTGATCTCCTGCGATGTGGACATCCTGGCCAGGACCCTGCAAGGTTACTGCAAGAGCTTTGGCCTGGATGACGACTCTCTGGAGAAGCTGGCAGCAAAAGTGGGGCAGCCGGTGGGACAGATGAAGGCTGTTATCGAGGCACCACTGGCCCAGGAGATCTCCAACAGCCTGGTGGTGCAGCTGCTGATACAGGCAGGTGGCAAGGTGCCAAAGCTATCCAAGGAGGTGCTGCGCTCtgtccctgtgctgggctccatggCCTCTGGAGCACTGTCTTTTGCCACCGCTTACAAGATGCTGAGGAGTTTCATGGATGAGGTGACTGCCAGTGTCCAGAGGGTGCTGATCAAAGCCTTCCAGGTGGATGCTGAGAAAtga